TAAGATTAGGGGTATTAAAGTCATTTGATAATATTTTCCTTGTGCAGGGTAATTATTACCTTGAGCAAATCAGCTCCcatttaatgatatttgcctaaattagattttttttaacaaattatcattaatttgtatacatatgcaatatctaacattttaaatatgcaatatctaacattttaaaatatgcaataaatataacaacgaaacacaaattaaatagtactaaaatataaatattttaatgaaatttgcctaaattagttttttttaacaaattatcattaatttatatactaataaatatctaacattttaaatatgcaatatctaacattttaaaattgcaataaatttaacaacgaaacacaaattaaatattactaaaatataaatattttaatgatatttgcctaaattagtttttttaacaaattatcattaatttatatactaataatatctaacattttaaatacgcaatatctaacattttaaaattgcaataaatttaacaacgaaacacaaattaaatattactaaatataaatattttaatgatatttgcctaaattagtttttttaacaaattatcattatttatatactaataaatatctaacattttaaatacgcaatatctaacattttaaatatacaatatctaacattttaaaattgcaataaatttaacaacgaaacacaaattaaataatactaaaatataaatattttaatgatatttgcctaaattagttttttttaacaaattatcattaattagtatactaataaatatctaacattttaaatatgcaataaatttaacaaaaaacacaaattaaatactactaaaatataaactaataatgatatttgcctaaattagttttttttaaagttaacaaggATACCTGATCGGTGTGGAAAACCCTAGCGTCGTAGTCAAAATGAGGGGCCGCCTCTGGTATGTCAAATTTTTCGTCAGGTTCTTCTAAGTGAAGCTCAAAACCTTCCACACCCATTTCgccccatatactttcaaaatctatctgaaataatgataaactataataataatattaaagatctacaatttatagtatattgaaaatctaatgtatatctatatatctatatctatatatataaacgattgtgaaagaacaaatagaacaaatagaatattatataatatctatatatctatatttatatatataaacgattgtgaaagaacaaataaaacaaacagaATGTTATATGAAAACTTTATGAAAGAACAAGTAGAAAGAAAGAGTGAAAACGATGGTGAGAAAAGCGGAAGATACGAGTTTCCATATATAGAATCAATtagtcgctgcaaaaagtggatAAAAACAAACTCCACTGTGGACCATTAAGTCCACAGTGTACAATTTCGTACATTGACTTTTTACAGCGATTGCTGCAAAAAGTGTggtcattttattaaaaaactgGTCGGGTCACTAGGCGCCTTTTAAAAACACAGGGGGTAAAATTTGACACACAAAAATGTCACCGCCAACCGCCGTCTCCCAATTCACAActcaattattaaataaaattaaacccatttcattttcaaaaccccatcaaaaccaaaaaaaatccaCAACAATGGCTGCTAAAATCTTAACAAAATTCACAAAATCAATCAATTTCAAACAAACCCATAAcccatattattatatatacactcGTAACATGAGCAACATGCCTGAAAACACGGTCTACGGCGGCCCAAAACCTCAAAACCCAGACCAAAGAACAACATTAACTAGTTTACGTAGTAAGCATAAAAAAGGGGTGCCGATAACGATGGTGACAGCATATGATTACCCATCAGCTGTACATATAGATACAGCTGGGATTGATATAGCTTTGGTGGGTGATTCAGCTGCTATGGTTGTTCATGGACATGATACAACGTTGCCTATTACCTTGGATGAAATGTTGATTCATTGTCGGGCTGTCGCGAGAGGCGCCAAACGCCCTTTGCTTGTTGGTGATCTTGCTTTTGGTACTTATGAATCTAGTTCTCAACAGGTGGGGTCAcatttacattttcattacattctTTTTTTTCGGTTACTACTTTTTAGCGGCGATGTTAGTTGTTAGTAGTTAGTTTTCCCTAGTTAATTAGTAATTTAACGCTAATGCCTGGATTTGAACCCGAGACCTCCAGAAAGCCTTCCACCTCTCCATTGGACTACTAGACCAAGAGCTCTTTGACTTTTTAAGTTACTTTTTTACTTAGTTATTGCTGTAGTTGAACACACTAGTGTTTTTTTAAGTGTCCCAATTCAtgaaatttacaaaattttggGCTGGGGCTATTAGAAGTTGAATTCAATTACCTTTTTTGTGCATATGTTAAGGCATTTTTTATCTAAGGGTTTAGTATCTGTGAATGTAACTAGTTAACTAtgggacgaatgtctatagtgtgaaaaaactaaagttgtgtttattgtatgtaataaattttcgaatcatgtgcattgtatgtattcggGTATATGTGTCAACCATATAGGTTGCCacatgtaagtttttgattggttgaatacatagttacatacaatgcacaggatttgaaagtttgttacatacaatgaacacaactttagttttttcacactatagacattcttatatagttaattacattcatAGATACTAAACCCTTATCTAACTAGGTGACTGTATTGAAGTTAATGAGTGTCTGGGTAGTTATGTAGTTGTATTTTGTTCATTATGGCTTACTTTTGAGTGTTTCGATATCTGGTGAATTATACGTGTAACATTAAGGGGAAGTCCGGGTTCAAATCCCGGCTTCCGGCTGGGAGCCTGGGAATAGCCGTTTGTATTGCTATTGTTATATTTTGAAGATAGTATGCATTATGCAACAACTGCATATTGACTTTTGAGGTCAAAGTGTTAATTATAACATGGTAAATTTGATTCAAAGATTTGGTTGTTTAAGAGGAAAAAAATGGGTTACTGATAGAAACAGACAAATGGTAATGAGTTGATATTAAAGCTTTAATTTTTTTGCAATCATGTGTGGGGAGGTTGGGTTTAAAGAATCCAATCCAACTTGTTCTTGTATTTTGTGAGAGGTGGTTAGTTTGCAATGTATTTCAACTGCCAGATTTCTGAAGTTCTTATAGTTTAATAACATACTAATGAGTCAATAGCGCTTCTTTAGAATTATGTTCCTATGTCACTAGTTTATTTTATGCAGTGGCTATTGATCATCTGATATTGCTGTAAATAATGTTTGCAGTTTTGCTTATGGGCAGGCTGTTGATACAGCAGTCAGGATATTGAAAGAAGGGGGAATGGATGCAATCAAGTTGGAAGGCGGTGCACCATCACGGATATCAGCTGCTAAACACATTGTTGAAGCCGGGATTGCAGTTATGGGCCATGTAGGGCTGACCCCTCAGGCCATCAGTGTTCTTGGTGGATTTAGACCTCAAGGGAGGAATGTTCTGAGCGCCGTCAAGGTACCATTTGGCTTTTGAGCTTCAGATATCTAACCAAACTTATTAAGTATCTGTTGTGCCGTTGCGCAGTTTAGCGTACTTGTCATTTTTTTCCATTAATAGGTTAAACAAAGTACTATCAGTTTCTACAACACATGAACCATGTTTGACCTCAAAACTGAAACTCTACTAGCTCTTGCGACCTTTAAAAACACTTAGTTAAGTGATTGAATAGATCTTTATCTGCTTTGCTGGCTACAATTTGATATCAGAGGTGTTCTCATTAAGTCAAACATTTAGTTTTTCAGTTTCTAATGTTTAAATGTGTGTTTTAGATATTGCAACTAATATCGTTCCACTTTTACAATCCCTAAAATAGTTTAGCTATGTTTGCAAAGATAAAAAAATCCTTGTCCAATTTGAAGCCAGAAAGTTATGTGTGATTTCAATAGCCAAACTGTGCCTCTATATGATCCTTATCTGCTATATAATAACATCGTTATATGTTCTGTAGGTTGTGGAGACGGCACTAGCACTACAGGAAGCTGGGTGTTTCTCTGTTGTTCTTGAATGTGTGCCAGCACCAGTGGCTGCAGCCGCCACTTCTGTGCTTCAAATACCCACCATTGGTATTGGGGCTGGCCCGTTTTGCAGTGGGCAGGTCTCAATCTTATAGCCTTTCTTGATAATAGATTAATTTGCTCATAAAACCCTGACCATGTTGCTAACGGCCATATGTGGAGCCTAAACTGTAGGAAAACAGATACCCACAATATAATgttgacacacacacacacacacacacacacacacacacacatatatatatcaatagcCATGGATGTTCCTCATTGTTATCTTTCAATTGATGCAGGTCCTTGTTTACCATGATCTGTTAGGGATGATGCAACATCCACATCATGCAAAGGTTCTTAATTTCTCATACACCATATTAACCAAATTTTGATTAGTTTTACTCTGTGTGGTTAATGAAATTTGCGACAAGTTATTAAGATAAATTGTGTGCTTTGCCTGTTGTATTAATACTATAAATTTGAGACTACAAGTTTTTCTAATCTGTGATTTCTGAAACTCCGAATGGTATATTACATTCAACATCTCATCAAGTACCGAACATTTTTAATAACTATCTATTGTGTCAAACATCATGTATTTGGTTTAggaagttatatatatagtcaatttattttctaaaattacTGGTCTACTCAAACATATTAAACTTTGTACTGTTTTGGAGGTTCTTAATGTAGGTATTTGTCTGTCACTACTTCATCTAGGCGCACAAGGTTTCCTAATTTTGTCTTTAGGAATGGGTTTTCCAATTAAGACATTGACCATTAGCAACGATTATCTGTAAACAATTCTCAagtaaccataaaaatcatcattttccttattttcgAAACTTCTCAAGTTATAGTTCTCTATCTATCCATTTTTTTATTCCAAATCTATGGAATTAATATTGTTCTGCAAAAGTTCCTCATTTTGCCAGTAACAAATAGTATCTTAGGTGTCTCGTATCTTAATCATTTCCCAAGCATATGTGTCTAGTAGAACATTGCAAAAGTTCTTATATTATTAGTTCTCGAATTATGCAACATTACTGCACCGTTTCTACAGGTTACTCCAAAGTTCTGTAAGCAGTTTGCCCAAGTAGGAGAAGTGATTAACAAAGCTTTA
The sequence above is drawn from the Erigeron canadensis isolate Cc75 chromosome 4, C_canadensis_v1, whole genome shotgun sequence genome and encodes:
- the LOC122596349 gene encoding 3-methyl-2-oxobutanoate hydroxymethyltransferase 1, mitochondrial-like, which translates into the protein MAAKILTKFTKSINFKQTHNPYYYIYTRNMSNMPENTVYGGPKPQNPDQRTTLTSLRSKHKKGVPITMVTAYDYPSAVHIDTAGIDIALVGDSAAMVVHGHDTTLPITLDEMLIHCRAVARGAKRPLLVGDLAFGTYESSSQQAVDTAVRILKEGGMDAIKLEGGAPSRISAAKHIVEAGIAVMGHVGLTPQAISVLGGFRPQGRNVLSAVKVVETALALQEAGCFSVVLECVPAPVAAAATSVLQIPTIGIGAGPFCSGQVLVYHDLLGMMQHPHHAKVTPKFCKQFAQVGEVINKALSEYKLEVENGSFPGTVHSPYKINTAEVDGFLKELQKMGLDKAAEAAAEAAENFKAGNPTQTAESEN